In the genome of Pseudoglutamicibacter cumminsii, one region contains:
- a CDS encoding RNA polymerase-binding protein RbpA, whose protein sequence is MSDRSLRGMRLGSQSMESEAGVEPAARQTVTYETEDGERMDVVFALEAEVPTVWYTKTGKKAKRIDGGEEEPTKEKPVRTHWDMLLERRSFDELEVILKDRLNQLREARGEKPKK, encoded by the coding sequence GTGAGCGATCGCAGCCTACGCGGTATGCGTCTTGGGTCTCAGTCGATGGAGTCCGAAGCAGGCGTTGAACCTGCAGCACGCCAGACCGTGACATACGAGACCGAAGACGGCGAACGCATGGACGTCGTATTCGCCCTCGAAGCCGAAGTACCTACCGTCTGGTACACCAAGACCGGCAAGAAGGCTAAGCGGATTGACGGTGGCGAAGAGGAACCGACCAAGGAAAAGCCTGTCCGCACCCACTGGGATATGCTGCTTGAACGCCGCTCGTTCGACGAGCTTGAAGTGATCCTCAAGGACCGCTTGAACCAGCTCCGCGAAGCCCGCGGAGAGAAGCCAAAAAAGTGA
- a CDS encoding NfeD family protein yields the protein MMQWILENGWAFWLVVMLLLLGIEMLSLDLWFAMLAGGALVATFTALADAEFWLQLIVFSAVSLILMLTLRPFAMRMLRKRTSDGRSNVDRLINSHAVVLERVTHHTGLISIHGDTWTARTTLAQGIAPGEHVVIDRVQGATAYISPVRTYES from the coding sequence ATGATGCAATGGATCCTCGAAAACGGGTGGGCCTTCTGGCTCGTCGTGATGCTCCTGTTGCTGGGCATCGAAATGCTATCGCTCGATTTATGGTTCGCGATGCTTGCAGGGGGCGCCCTCGTCGCGACCTTCACTGCGCTGGCAGATGCCGAGTTCTGGCTCCAGCTCATCGTGTTCAGCGCGGTTTCGCTGATCCTCATGTTGACGCTACGTCCGTTCGCGATGCGGATGTTGCGTAAACGAACGTCAGACGGGCGTTCCAATGTTGACCGCCTCATCAACAGCCACGCCGTCGTGTTAGAGCGTGTCACCCACCACACCGGGCTGATCAGCATTCACGGCGACACCTGGACCGCCCGCACGACCCTCGCTCAAGGCATCGCACCCGGCGAACACGTCGTCATCGATCGTGTCCAGGGTGCAACCGCCTACATCTCCCCTGTCCGGACATACGAAAGCTAA
- a CDS encoding SPFH domain-containing protein: MSPFESSSEPFISPALVVALVVVIIALIVLVKSIHIIPQARERIVERLGRYHRTAKAGLTLVVPFIDRLGPVIDLREQVQTFPPQPVITEDNLVVNIDTVVYYQVTNAKDATYEIENYIRAVEQLTTTTLRNVVGGMNLEEALTSRDRINGQLRGVLDEATGKWGIRVSRVELKAIDPPMSIQDSMEKQMRAERDRRAAILTAEGVKQSQILTAEGERQAQILKAEGEAKAAVLRAQGEAEAIRNVFEAVHSADASPKLLAYQYLQQLPKIAEGESNKLWFIPTDVTDAMKGLGNAFGATGASFGSAFGADSADTDGSAEPGEKN; the protein is encoded by the coding sequence ATGTCACCGTTTGAATCCTCTTCGGAGCCATTCATCTCCCCGGCGCTCGTTGTTGCGCTCGTGGTCGTGATCATTGCGCTCATCGTCCTCGTCAAGTCCATCCACATCATCCCGCAGGCCCGCGAACGCATTGTTGAGCGCCTCGGTCGCTACCACCGCACAGCTAAAGCCGGCCTGACGCTTGTGGTTCCTTTCATCGACCGCCTCGGCCCGGTCATCGACCTGCGTGAACAGGTCCAGACCTTCCCGCCGCAGCCTGTCATCACCGAAGACAACCTCGTGGTCAACATCGACACGGTCGTCTACTACCAGGTGACCAACGCGAAGGACGCGACCTATGAGATCGAGAACTACATCCGCGCGGTTGAGCAGCTGACCACCACTACCCTGCGTAACGTCGTGGGTGGCATGAACCTTGAAGAAGCGCTGACCTCCCGTGACCGCATCAACGGCCAGCTCCGTGGCGTCCTCGACGAGGCGACCGGCAAGTGGGGCATCCGCGTATCCCGCGTAGAGCTCAAGGCGATCGACCCGCCAATGTCGATTCAGGACTCGATGGAAAAGCAGATGCGCGCTGAACGTGACCGCCGCGCCGCGATCCTCACCGCTGAGGGTGTCAAGCAGTCCCAGATTCTGACCGCTGAAGGTGAGCGCCAGGCTCAGATCCTCAAGGCTGAAGGTGAAGCGAAAGCCGCTGTCTTGCGCGCGCAGGGTGAAGCTGAAGCGATCCGCAACGTCTTCGAGGCCGTCCACTCGGCTGATGCGTCGCCTAAGTTGCTTGCTTACCAGTACCTGCAGCAGCTGCCTAAGATCGCCGAAGGCGAGTCCAACAAGCTGTGGTTCATCCCGACCGACGTGACCGACGCCATGAAGGGCCTCGGCAACGCGTTCGGTGCGACTGGGGCGAGCTTCGGTAGCGCGTTCGGCGCAGACTCTGCTGACACGGATGGCTCTGCCGAGCCCGGTGAGAAAAACTAA
- a CDS encoding Lrp/AsnC family transcriptional regulator translates to MITAFVMIDVEADRIPETAQEISELEGVSEVYSVAGGDWDLIAIVRVMNHEDLAEVIPNHLNKVQGVVSTTTNIAFRAFSQHDLEAAFSLGLE, encoded by the coding sequence ATGATTACTGCATTCGTCATGATCGACGTTGAAGCCGATCGCATTCCAGAAACGGCTCAGGAGATTTCTGAGCTCGAGGGCGTATCTGAGGTTTATTCCGTTGCAGGTGGCGACTGGGACCTCATCGCGATCGTCCGTGTCATGAACCACGAAGACCTCGCCGAGGTTATTCCGAACCATCTCAACAAGGTTCAGGGTGTCGTGTCCACGACCACAAACATCGCCTTCCGTGCTTTCTCGCAGCACGATCTCGAAGCCGCGTTCTCCCTTGGCCTCGAGTAA
- a CDS encoding DUF3054 domain-containing protein, with translation MQRFVWILWLIVDLALMVVFATTGRSSHNEELSAGGIFKVAWPFMVAVLIAFAVTRGWETYWKIWPHGFIYWGLVVILGILLRVIAGSTAALPFILVTAGVLFLFLIGRRMISGLFMRHRV, from the coding sequence ATGCAACGTTTCGTGTGGATCCTGTGGCTCATTGTTGACCTCGCGCTCATGGTTGTCTTTGCAACCACTGGTCGTAGTTCGCACAACGAGGAACTCAGCGCAGGCGGCATTTTCAAGGTCGCATGGCCGTTCATGGTTGCCGTACTGATCGCATTCGCTGTGACGCGTGGTTGGGAAACTTACTGGAAAATCTGGCCGCACGGTTTTATCTATTGGGGCCTCGTCGTCATCCTGGGCATTTTGCTACGTGTTATCGCCGGCTCGACCGCGGCCTTGCCATTCATCCTCGTCACCGCAGGTGTGCTTTTCTTGTTCCTGATTGGCCGGCGCATGATCAGCGGTCTGTTTATGCGCCACCGTGTCTAG
- a CDS encoding peptide deformylase: MMHMSSELNETRDDETHDETVQPLPLVHVGDPVLRQLCNDWDGNDTPELRELVDRMVATMHDAPGVGVAAPQVGVNLRLAVLEDMCDIPEGFAQAREREKLELMVVLNPSYEPIGTRTATHYEGCLSMPGYTAAVERPADIRATWLGLDGERHTRELSGWQARIFQHETDHLAGIIYIDKAHIRSICTDENYAHMWASPTADEAREALHF; this comes from the coding sequence ATGATGCACATGTCCTCTGAACTCAATGAAACACGCGACGACGAAACACACGACGAGACCGTACAGCCATTGCCACTCGTGCACGTCGGCGATCCAGTTTTACGTCAGCTTTGCAACGACTGGGACGGCAACGATACACCTGAGTTGCGTGAGCTCGTCGACCGCATGGTTGCCACAATGCACGATGCGCCAGGCGTTGGTGTCGCAGCACCTCAAGTTGGCGTGAACTTGCGTCTAGCGGTCCTTGAGGACATGTGCGACATCCCAGAAGGTTTCGCTCAAGCGCGCGAGCGCGAAAAGCTCGAACTCATGGTCGTACTCAATCCGTCCTATGAGCCAATCGGAACCCGCACCGCGACACATTACGAAGGTTGCCTCTCGATGCCCGGTTACACCGCGGCGGTCGAACGCCCAGCCGATATCCGCGCGACCTGGCTTGGCCTTGACGGAGAACGACACACGCGCGAACTCTCAGGCTGGCAAGCCCGCATCTTCCAACACGAAACCGACCACCTCGCCGGCATCATCTACATCGACAAGGCCCATATCCGCAGTATCTGCACCGATGAGAACTACGCGCACATGTGGGCTTCACCAACGGCCGACGAAGCCCGGGAAGCGTTGCACTTCTAA
- a CDS encoding methyltransferase domain-containing protein: MTIDNTNTAASTAPWPLTCPVCGTDSAPLTVHRKENGKPTFASCAEGHRFDAARQGHINLLTGRGTSFTPDTREMVASRVEFLDSGHYEPIAQTIRTAIAEHAGHTIANNDSCASPLVLDAGCGTGYYLKHALDGLAGYARGLGFDMSPAAAQRAAQVEGTLSLVWDVWRAWPVASHCADAILSVFAPRNWAEFHRVLKAEGALIVVTPLPEHLVEVRELAGLLQIHEHKQQQLVEEADRHGFALSGEYTIKRSMQLTHDAVAALAHMGPAGHHQSRAEITQRIERESIELTPDETELAQLSVTCNVQVSVFTQNLA; the protein is encoded by the coding sequence ATGACAATAGATAATACAAACACTGCAGCGAGCACCGCTCCCTGGCCACTCACGTGCCCCGTATGCGGCACCGACTCAGCGCCGCTAACCGTTCACCGCAAGGAAAACGGTAAGCCGACCTTCGCATCGTGCGCTGAGGGCCACCGATTCGACGCGGCGCGCCAAGGCCACATCAACCTACTGACGGGACGCGGCACCTCATTCACGCCGGACACCCGCGAGATGGTCGCATCACGGGTCGAGTTCCTCGATTCCGGGCACTACGAACCCATCGCACAAACCATCCGCACCGCCATCGCGGAACACGCGGGTCACACCATCGCGAATAATGATTCATGCGCCTCTCCCCTCGTGCTCGACGCCGGATGCGGCACGGGCTATTACCTCAAGCACGCTTTGGACGGGCTTGCAGGATACGCGCGTGGGCTCGGATTCGATATGTCGCCGGCGGCCGCCCAGCGTGCCGCGCAGGTCGAGGGCACATTGTCGCTCGTGTGGGACGTGTGGCGCGCGTGGCCCGTGGCTTCGCATTGTGCCGACGCAATCCTCAGCGTGTTTGCGCCGCGCAACTGGGCAGAGTTTCACAGAGTCCTCAAGGCCGAGGGCGCTCTGATCGTAGTGACTCCCCTACCCGAACACCTCGTGGAAGTACGAGAGCTCGCGGGCCTTCTACAGATTCACGAACACAAGCAACAACAGCTTGTTGAGGAAGCCGACCGCCACGGCTTCGCGCTGTCCGGCGAATACACCATCAAACGTTCGATGCAGCTGACTCACGATGCGGTTGCCGCGCTAGCGCACATGGGACCTGCCGGCCACCACCAGAGCCGGGCTGAGATCACCCAACGCATTGAACGAGAATCGATCGAGCTCACGCCTGACGAAACCGAGCTGGCTCAGCTGAGCGTCACGTGCAACGTTCAAGTCAGCGTCTTTACGCAAAATCTCGCATAA
- a CDS encoding polyprenol monophosphomannose synthase produces MRVLTIIPTYNEIETLESIVKRVRSAVPDVDILIADDNSPDGTGKLADEIAEHDSQVFVLHRPGKQGLGAAYLAGFEWGKERGYDVLIELDADGSHQPEQLPRLLRAIERGAAAVIGSRWVPGGEVKNWPASRKVLSKAGSFVSRFFLGLNLKDITAGMRAYKAEILTDELLGSIESVGYGFQIDMTFQIALAGHKIVEVPVTFIDRELGESKMSGNIIVEALLNVVKWGLKARAKKLASLLRG; encoded by the coding sequence GTGCGTGTACTGACTATCATCCCTACCTACAACGAGATCGAGACGCTCGAAAGCATTGTCAAGCGGGTCCGTTCAGCTGTACCGGACGTCGACATTCTGATCGCTGACGATAATTCCCCGGACGGTACCGGCAAACTTGCCGATGAGATCGCGGAGCATGACTCTCAGGTTTTCGTTCTGCATCGTCCTGGTAAGCAGGGCCTCGGCGCTGCTTACCTTGCAGGTTTCGAGTGGGGCAAGGAACGCGGCTACGACGTCTTGATCGAGTTGGATGCGGATGGCTCGCATCAGCCGGAACAGTTGCCTCGTTTGCTCCGTGCGATTGAGCGCGGCGCGGCTGCAGTGATCGGTTCCCGTTGGGTGCCTGGGGGAGAGGTCAAGAACTGGCCTGCGTCCCGCAAGGTTCTTTCGAAGGCGGGATCGTTTGTTTCCCGTTTCTTCTTGGGGCTCAATCTCAAAGACATCACTGCAGGCATGCGTGCCTACAAGGCTGAGATTCTTACGGATGAGTTGCTCGGTTCGATCGAGTCCGTGGGCTACGGATTCCAGATCGATATGACGTTCCAGATTGCGTTAGCTGGCCACAAGATCGTGGAGGTTCCCGTGACCTTCATCGACCGTGAGCTGGGTGAGTCGAAGATGAGCGGCAACATCATCGTTGAGGCGCTACTGAACGTGGTCAAGTGGGGTTTGAAGGCTCGCGCCAAGAAGCTCGCGAGCTTGCTTAGAGGTTAG
- the trpD gene encoding anthranilate phosphoribosyltransferase has product MTNETFTWPEILAPLIDGRDISTSQAAWAMREIMQGSATDAQVAGFLTALRSKGETVDEFTGLVDSMVAAARPLNVTGETLDIVGTGGDRQNTVNISTMASLVCAGAGARVVKHGNRAASSSSGSADVIGALGVRLDIEPEKLLSVLEKAGLTFCFAQVFHPSMRFAAPARAQLGVPTAFNFMGPLTNPSDPSASVIGCAIAPMAPIMAGVLAKRGKRGLVFRGEDGLDEFTTTASNKVWEVRDGNIETFMFDAQDIGVPRATLDDLRGADADHNAQVVRDVLAGEKGPIRDAVLLNAAAALVAFDQDATGSFKDRIAAKYSAAEESIDSGAAQKVLEAWVSATQES; this is encoded by the coding sequence ATGACTAATGAAACTTTCACCTGGCCCGAGATCCTCGCACCCCTTATTGATGGTCGTGACATTTCGACAAGTCAGGCCGCCTGGGCGATGCGGGAGATTATGCAAGGTTCCGCAACCGACGCTCAGGTTGCAGGCTTCTTGACCGCATTGAGGTCGAAAGGTGAAACGGTTGATGAGTTCACAGGCCTCGTTGATTCGATGGTCGCGGCCGCTCGTCCGCTCAATGTAACGGGTGAGACCCTCGACATCGTCGGCACCGGCGGTGACCGCCAGAACACCGTCAATATTTCGACGATGGCTTCGCTGGTTTGCGCTGGTGCGGGCGCGCGCGTCGTCAAGCACGGTAACCGTGCAGCATCCAGCTCGTCGGGCTCAGCTGACGTGATCGGGGCGCTCGGAGTCCGGCTCGACATCGAACCGGAGAAGCTCCTATCTGTTCTGGAGAAGGCTGGACTGACGTTTTGCTTCGCTCAGGTATTCCACCCATCGATGCGGTTTGCCGCTCCTGCACGAGCGCAACTTGGCGTGCCGACGGCATTTAACTTCATGGGTCCGCTCACCAACCCATCGGACCCGAGCGCGTCTGTGATTGGTTGCGCGATCGCTCCAATGGCGCCGATCATGGCTGGCGTTCTGGCCAAGCGCGGTAAGCGGGGGCTCGTGTTCCGCGGCGAAGATGGCCTCGATGAGTTCACAACCACCGCGTCTAATAAGGTGTGGGAAGTCCGTGACGGCAACATCGAAACCTTTATGTTTGATGCTCAGGACATCGGTGTTCCGCGGGCCACCCTGGACGACTTGCGCGGCGCGGACGCTGATCACAATGCTCAGGTGGTGCGCGATGTCTTGGCGGGGGAGAAGGGCCCTATTCGCGATGCGGTTCTGCTCAACGCAGCTGCCGCACTGGTTGCTTTCGATCAGGACGCAACAGGCTCTTTCAAAGATCGGATTGCAGCGAAGTACTCCGCCGCAGAGGAATCGATCGATTCGGGCGCCGCTCAGAAGGTGCTCGAAGCATGGGTATCTGCAACCCAAGAAAGCTAA
- a CDS encoding amidohydrolase family protein: MTKPVMYVGAAIYAPEDPFATAMLVENGTIAWMGTHAAAKSIMSDAMTVVDVEGALIAPAFVDSHAHITETGRHLATLQLDHVRSKQEFLDELSRYAKGLDPKQRVLASGWDETLWDDPGAQDSSDADADADANAAVLPTVAELDRAVGSRPAYVLRRDLHTALASSAALTAAGLEVPSGDLDGAWMSEHEHHVLREWALTASDDELRLWQRAALSSFAKTGHALVTEMSAPHVSGRRDLDVLLAAGEEEAQALPSVHAFWAQLVETEAEARELADSFTSNSRYRCLAGIGGDLSMDGSIGAYTAALRHDYADAPGEKGQLLLTPQQVAAHVIACVNAGIPTGFHAIGDAALDALLEGYRCAAEEVGARAIRQQRHRIEHAEMLEAHHIEAMLEFGLTASVQPRFDELWGHAGDMYEARLGVERAASMNPFGSLSAAGVPLVFGSDAPVTHALPWKTIRSAMHHHDAGQTLPARAGFLAHTRAGYRALNIPDPTAGVLRWGAAATFAIWEPSELIVGSTDLSRTSFSTDARARTPMLPDLEADSLPECWATVRHGEILWDGKGLHGELHSGSEGLE, from the coding sequence GTGACTAAGCCGGTCATGTACGTCGGCGCTGCGATTTACGCGCCGGAGGACCCGTTCGCCACAGCGATGTTGGTTGAGAACGGAACCATCGCGTGGATGGGAACCCACGCTGCCGCGAAGAGCATCATGTCGGACGCGATGACCGTGGTCGATGTAGAGGGGGCGCTGATCGCTCCGGCGTTCGTGGATTCGCACGCGCACATCACCGAGACGGGCCGGCACTTGGCAACCCTCCAGCTGGATCATGTCCGCTCCAAGCAGGAGTTTCTCGACGAATTGTCCCGCTACGCTAAGGGCCTTGATCCCAAGCAACGCGTGCTGGCTTCCGGTTGGGACGAAACCCTGTGGGACGATCCAGGGGCACAGGACAGCTCCGATGCTGATGCGGATGCCGACGCGAATGCTGCAGTCTTGCCGACTGTCGCGGAGCTGGACCGTGCTGTGGGCTCGCGCCCGGCGTACGTGCTTCGCCGGGATCTGCACACGGCTCTCGCTTCGAGCGCGGCGCTGACTGCGGCCGGGCTTGAGGTTCCATCCGGGGATCTTGACGGTGCATGGATGAGCGAGCATGAACATCACGTTCTGCGCGAGTGGGCGCTCACTGCAAGCGACGACGAACTCCGCTTATGGCAACGCGCAGCTCTGAGCAGCTTCGCGAAAACCGGGCACGCGCTGGTCACGGAGATGTCGGCGCCGCACGTGTCGGGCCGCCGGGACCTCGATGTTCTGCTCGCCGCGGGAGAGGAAGAAGCGCAGGCGCTCCCGTCGGTACATGCGTTCTGGGCGCAGCTTGTCGAGACCGAAGCGGAAGCGCGCGAGCTTGCCGACTCTTTCACCTCCAACAGCCGCTACCGGTGTCTGGCGGGCATCGGCGGGGACTTGTCGATGGACGGCTCGATCGGCGCCTACACGGCGGCTTTGCGGCACGACTATGCGGATGCGCCGGGGGAGAAGGGGCAACTACTGTTGACCCCGCAACAGGTTGCTGCGCACGTGATTGCGTGCGTCAACGCTGGCATTCCAACCGGTTTCCACGCGATCGGTGACGCCGCTTTGGACGCTTTGCTCGAGGGGTACAGGTGCGCCGCTGAGGAGGTGGGCGCGCGGGCTATCCGTCAGCAGCGTCACCGCATCGAACACGCTGAGATGTTGGAGGCCCATCACATCGAGGCGATGTTGGAGTTTGGCCTGACCGCGAGTGTTCAGCCTCGTTTCGATGAGTTGTGGGGCCACGCGGGCGACATGTATGAGGCTCGCCTTGGCGTTGAGCGTGCGGCAAGCATGAACCCGTTCGGTTCGCTATCTGCGGCAGGCGTGCCGCTCGTGTTTGGCTCGGATGCGCCGGTGACTCACGCTTTGCCGTGGAAGACGATTCGGTCCGCTATGCATCACCACGATGCGGGACAGACTCTTCCCGCACGCGCAGGTTTCCTCGCGCACACGCGCGCCGGCTACCGTGCACTCAACATCCCTGACCCAACCGCTGGTGTATTGCGTTGGGGTGCCGCTGCGACGTTCGCGATCTGGGAGCCGAGCGAGCTCATCGTGGGGTCGACTGACCTTTCACGAACCAGTTTCTCGACGGACGCGAGAGCCCGTACCCCGATGCTTCCGGACCTTGAAGCCGATTCCTTGCCGGAATGCTGGGCTACCGTTCGTCACGGCGAGATCCTGTGGGACGGCAAGGGCTTGCACGGTGAACTTCACAGCGGATCGGAAGGGCTAGAATGA